The Candidatus Poribacteria bacterium genome has a window encoding:
- a CDS encoding helix-turn-helix domain-containing protein, whose product MNCPRCKRRDAVKNGKARGSQRYKCKACGFQFTRQTTRGRPPWQRALAVFLYCRGVSISDIARMFSVAPSTVFKWIRKFGSEYTPLPEAAAGGTIFLDANEITEYLEKQSESSESGKIFVVIPEDVSSENVVVGIKQD is encoded by the coding sequence ATGAACTGCCCACGTTGTAAACGGAGAGATGCCGTCAAAAATGGGAAAGCCAGGGGAAGTCAACGCTACAAATGTAAAGCCTGCGGTTTTCAGTTTACACGTCAGACGACTCGCGGGAGACCACCATGGCAGCGAGCCTTGGCGGTTTTCTTATACTGCCGTGGGGTCTCTATAAGCGATATAGCACGGATGTTCTCGGTGGCACCGAGTACCGTCTTCAAATGGATCCGAAAATTTGGATCCGAATATACACCACTACCTGAAGCGGCTGCAGGTGGCACCATTTTTCTTGATGCGAACGAAATAACAGAGTATCTCGAAAAACAGAGCGAATCTTCTGAATCTGGAAAAATTTTTGTCGTGATACCGGAGGACGTGTCATCTGAGAACGTGGTCGTCGGAATTAAACAGGATTGA
- a CDS encoding Gfo/Idh/MocA family oxidoreductase encodes MAGKLKVAAVGCGGIGRLHQLGYLQHPGAELVAVCDIDAAKAQARAEELNIAKWYPSIQEMLAHEECDLVDVVTADHLHFEPVMECLEAGKHVISEKPLSLYIDEAEQMVAKAEEKGVHLAIDYNRRFAPGYVQARKWFDAGAIGQTYYLDMKLSQGGPASTWKGEYYLLYELETHAIDLLRWFGGEIVAVCAQMAKPRQHEAREGEDACYTSMAISFRYETEVVATLLASWDSDFIHPIEHLEICGSDGEIVVNNVLSRATLMKRDNQVVEEYRPSIFRAEQLAFDGTFALRMAALVDDLLTDRPPAPTGRDGLQALRITEAIVESWKEKREITVKLD; translated from the coding sequence ATGGCAGGGAAACTGAAAGTTGCAGCAGTTGGGTGCGGTGGTATAGGACGTCTGCATCAACTCGGCTATCTGCAGCATCCGGGGGCGGAATTGGTGGCAGTGTGTGATATAGATGCCGCTAAAGCGCAAGCACGTGCCGAAGAACTCAATATTGCCAAGTGGTATCCCTCCATCCAGGAGATGCTTGCGCATGAAGAATGCGACTTGGTAGATGTCGTAACCGCCGACCATCTGCACTTTGAACCCGTGATGGAATGCCTGGAAGCAGGTAAACATGTTATTTCCGAGAAACCGCTCTCGCTTTATATTGACGAAGCAGAACAGATGGTAGCCAAAGCAGAAGAGAAGGGTGTTCACCTCGCTATCGACTACAATCGCCGATTCGCACCGGGATATGTCCAAGCACGGAAATGGTTTGACGCAGGGGCAATTGGGCAGACGTATTACTTAGACATGAAATTATCGCAAGGTGGCCCGGCTTCAACATGGAAGGGAGAATATTACCTACTTTACGAACTCGAGACGCATGCCATTGATCTGCTCCGCTGGTTCGGTGGCGAAATTGTTGCCGTTTGTGCGCAGATGGCGAAACCGCGGCAACATGAAGCGCGCGAAGGCGAGGACGCATGCTATACCAGTATGGCGATCTCGTTCCGTTATGAAACGGAAGTCGTCGCGACACTCTTAGCGAGCTGGGACAGCGATTTTATCCACCCGATCGAACACCTTGAAATTTGCGGCTCTGATGGCGAAATCGTGGTCAATAATGTGCTCTCACGCGCCACTCTAATGAAACGAGATAATCAGGTCGTTGAAGAATATCGACCCTCCATTTTTAGAGCCGAACAGCTTGCTTTTGATGGGACATTCGCACTACGGATGGCGGCTCTCGTTGATGATCTACTCACCGATCGCCCGCCCGCACCGACAGGAAGAGATGGCTTGCAAGCACTACGGATTACCGAAGCGATTGTGGAATCATGGAAGGAAAAACGGGAAATAACAGTTAAGCTCGATTGA
- a CDS encoding glycoside hydrolase family 127 protein, giving the protein MEKDKILRALPFTAVTISDQFWAPRQKTNSEATIPHELAQCQITGRIDNFAKAAGLMSGDFEGIFFNDSDVHKWIEAAAYTLWTHPNPEWEAELDEVIAKIAASQQPDGYLNTYFTLVEPTKRWQNLGMMHELYCAGHLFEAGVAHYQATGKQTLLDVACRFADLIDNTFGPGKRDGLPGHEGIELALVKLARVTGEVRYMSLADYFVRQRGHSPSIFEKELQNPDLPGGLGAYQHHFTRDGKFEGHYAQAHLPIQEQTECVGHAVRAMYLYSGAAEIAYETGDTAITHALEALWQNVGKRLYITGGVGPSGHNEGFTKDYELPNFSAYAETCASIGLIFWAHRMFLLRGESRFVDVLETALYNGALSGISLDGTGFFYQNPLASHGDRHRHEWFGCACCPPNIARLLASIGQYIYAESEEGLWVNLYVGGTADAIVARNVPVRLTQATDYPWTGDVTLTITPQAPVSFSLKLRIPGWCEEFEARVNGEVYNAQANSDGYLSITREWRAGDRVALQLAMPVTRVHAHPLVRENLGRSALRRGPLVYCFEDVDNPDGAFQTLALTNNNALETTFNSDLLGGVTLIRGTGSVLNDTEWGDNLYLTGPSAKQIEVTAIPYYAWCNRGTGKMAVWIL; this is encoded by the coding sequence ATGGAAAAGGATAAAATTTTGAGAGCACTTCCGTTTACGGCTGTCACGATTAGCGACCAGTTTTGGGCACCTCGACAGAAAACGAATTCCGAGGCGACAATTCCACATGAACTCGCGCAGTGCCAAATAACCGGCAGGATTGATAACTTCGCGAAAGCCGCTGGCTTGATGTCTGGGGATTTTGAAGGGATCTTCTTCAACGATTCGGATGTCCATAAATGGATAGAAGCGGCAGCGTATACACTCTGGACGCATCCGAATCCAGAATGGGAAGCGGAACTCGATGAAGTCATCGCAAAGATCGCCGCGAGCCAACAGCCCGATGGTTACCTGAATACCTACTTTACATTGGTTGAACCGACAAAACGGTGGCAGAACCTCGGTATGATGCACGAACTGTATTGTGCCGGACACCTCTTTGAAGCAGGTGTCGCGCATTACCAAGCCACAGGAAAGCAGACGCTGTTAGACGTTGCGTGTCGGTTCGCGGATCTGATAGATAACACCTTCGGCCCCGGCAAACGAGACGGGTTGCCCGGACATGAAGGGATCGAACTCGCGCTCGTGAAACTGGCGCGTGTGACAGGCGAAGTCCGCTACATGTCCCTCGCGGATTACTTTGTCAGACAGCGTGGACATTCTCCGTCAATTTTTGAGAAAGAATTACAGAACCCGGACCTTCCGGGTGGACTCGGTGCATATCAACACCACTTCACACGCGATGGAAAATTCGAGGGACATTACGCCCAAGCCCATCTCCCGATACAGGAACAGACAGAGTGTGTCGGGCACGCTGTGCGCGCGATGTATCTTTATAGTGGTGCCGCCGAGATCGCTTACGAAACCGGTGATACCGCTATTACACACGCGCTTGAAGCCCTCTGGCAGAACGTCGGGAAACGTCTATATATCACTGGTGGTGTGGGCCCCTCTGGACACAACGAAGGTTTCACGAAAGATTATGAATTGCCCAATTTCTCTGCTTATGCCGAAACGTGCGCCTCTATCGGACTGATATTCTGGGCACATCGGATGTTCTTGCTGCGTGGGGAGTCTCGTTTTGTTGATGTATTGGAGACGGCGCTCTACAACGGCGCACTCTCCGGCATCTCGCTCGATGGCACGGGTTTCTTCTATCAGAATCCATTGGCAAGCCACGGGGATAGGCATCGACACGAATGGTTCGGTTGTGCGTGCTGCCCACCGAATATCGCTCGACTTCTCGCCTCTATTGGACAGTACATCTACGCCGAATCGGAAGAAGGTTTATGGGTGAACCTGTATGTCGGCGGCACCGCCGATGCGATTGTCGCACGGAATGTCCCAGTGAGACTGACACAAGCAACCGATTACCCGTGGACAGGCGACGTAACGCTAACAATCACGCCACAAGCACCGGTATCCTTCAGTTTGAAACTACGGATTCCGGGGTGGTGTGAAGAGTTTGAAGCACGGGTCAACGGTGAAGTCTACAACGCACAAGCGAATTCGGACGGTTATCTCTCTATCACACGAGAATGGCGCGCCGGTGACCGTGTGGCACTTCAACTCGCGATGCCTGTTACACGTGTCCACGCGCATCCACTTGTGAGAGAAAACCTTGGACGCTCTGCTTTACGCCGCGGTCCGCTCGTCTACTGTTTTGAAGATGTTGACAACCCTGATGGCGCGTTTCAGACGCTGGCTCTCACCAACAATAACGCACTGGAGACGACATTTAATAGTGACTTATTGGGAGGTGTAACGCTTATCCGTGGTACGGGCAGCGTCCTGAACGATACCGAGTGGGGAGATAATCTCTATCTCACGGGCCCGAGTGCGAAGCAGATAGAAGTTACCGCGATTCCGTATTATGCATGGTGTAATCGTGGCACCGGCAAGATGGCAGTGTGGATCCTCTAA